TCATTATACTTTACTAGGTTACCAAAAATCTCTCTTTCATTTACCAATGGTCTAGAATACGTAATTCTAACACGTGGCATAAGAACAGCTTTTTCTTCAGCAGTTTTGGCAAAACCTGCTCTATGAGCTCCGCCAGGATAATAGGCTACATCCATTACACTTTTATCTACAGGAGCAAAATCTTGTGCTGAAACCTGAAAAGCAAAAAAGCTTAGCAAAACAATAAATATTTTTTTCATCCTTCTTATAAGTCATTTAGTTAATAAAGTATGAATTTAAGTCTTTTAGCTAAGTTCTGTTCTACAAATAGACAAATTGGTCAAGAAATACGTACCTGATGAGAATTCTTCAATAATTGTTCATACCCATTTAGAAAAGAATATCGCTTAGTTTTAAATCAATTAACATCATTAAGAACTCCCATATTTTGAAAAGCATTCTCATAGTATTAGCCACTATTTTAATGGCACAGTGTACCAAAAAAGTAGCCCCCATATCAGAAATAGATAATAAAAACGGCTCCATAAGTTACCTAGCTCTAGGCGATTCTTATACCATAGGCGAGCGTGTTGCTACAGACGAGCGTTGGCCTGTGCAGCTTGTAGAAAAGTTACAAGCAAACAATATAGCCATAAACTCTCCTCAAATTATTGCCAAAACGGGCTGGACCACGGCTGAACTCGACAATGGTATTAATGCAGTAAACCCACAAAACACCTATGACCTAGTTTCTCTGCTTATTGGAGTTAATAATCAATACCGTGGGCTTTCATCCGCTTCTTTTAAACCAGAGTTTGAAGCTTTGTTAACTAGAGCTATTGGTTTTGCCGGTGGCAACAAATCAAAGGTTTTTGTGGTATCAATTCCTGATTATGGTGTTACACCTTTCGGTCAAAAAGGAGAACCTGAAAAAATTGCGAAGCAAATAGATGAATACAATAAGATTCAAGAAGATATTTGTGCCGCTCGTGGCATAGTATACTTTGACATTACGCCTATTTCAAGAAATGCAAAAACAGACCTTGGCTTAGTAGCCGAAGACGGACTACACCCGTCTGCCAAAATGTATGGGCAGTGGGTTGATTTAATGTTAAATGATGTTTTATCTTTGGTGAAACCATGACAGATATCAGAGCCCAAATAACTCAACTAGACCAAGAAGACCCGCTGAAAGCATTTAGAAACGAGTTTGTTTTAGACTTAAAAACAATCTATCTGGATGGTAATTCTTTAGGCGTACTGCCAAAGAAAACAAAACAAGTTTTAGAGGATACCATAAATAATCAATGGGGAGCCAGACTAATAAGAAGCTGGAATGAAGACTGGCTTAGCTGCAAAGAACGCATAGCATCCAAAGTAGCTAAGCTTATAAATGCTGAACCAAACGAAGTCATCATAGCCGACAGTGTTTCTGTCAATCTTTATAAATTGGCTTTTGCTAGTTTAACTTATCAAACTAACAAAAGTGAGGTACTTACAGACAACTTAAATTTCCCAAGCGACTTATACATTTTTCAGGAATTATGTAAACAATCTTTTCCTGACAAAACGTTGAATGTAGTCCATCAAGACAAATTTGAAGACGCTAACGCTAACATTTTAAATGCGATTACAGAAGACACTTCTTTGGTCAGTTTAAGTCATGTTACTTTTCAAAATGCTTTCCGTTATGATGTAAAAAACATCAATGAAAAAGCAAGAGAAATGAATGCTCTAAACCTCTGGGATTTGAGCCATTCTGTAGGGGCTGTGCCTATTGACGTTAAAGCTTTAAAAATAGACATGGCAGTAGGCTGCACTTACAAATACCTTAACGGTGGCCCAGGTGCTCCTGCTTTTCTTTATGTTTCTAAGGAATTACAAAATAAGCTTCAAAACCCTATTGCGGGTTGGTTTTCGCATGCCGCTCCTTTTGACTTTAGTCCTACTTTTGAAGGGGCCGAAAGCATCCACAATTTTGCCGTAGGCACACCTCCAGTCCTATCCATGAAGGCCATTGAACCAGGCATTGACATTTTCTTGAACGCTGGAGTTCACAACATTCAAAATAAATCGGAATTATTATTTGAATTATTTTTACAGTTATTTCAATTATTTCTGAAAGAAAGAGAATATACTATTTCTACACCATTAAGCCCAGAAGAACGAGGATCTCACATAGCTTTAACACATGAAGAAGCCTACCGAATAAATCTTTCTTTGATTAATCCTCGTATAAATAGAAAGACCATTATCACTGACCATCGGCCACCAGACATTATAAGGATAGCTCTTACACCTTTATATTTAAGTTTTTCGGAACTCTGCGAGGCTGTTATACGCTTAGTAGAAATAGTGGACACCAAAGAATTTGAAAATCATTCGCCCTTAAAAAGTGGCGTTATTTAAAAACATACATTATGAAAACTTTACTAGTTAGTCTTTTGCTTCTTTTCAATCTTCAAGAATGTGAAAGCAACAATCAAACAAATACTGTTAAAGAAATACCAAGTGAAGAACTGGCCAAATACGAAACCGCCTATTTTGCCTCAGGTTGCTTTTGGTGTGTTGAAGCTATTTATGAAAGCTTAGAAGGCGTGAAAGAAGTAGTTTCTGGCTACTCTGGCGGTAAAGAGAAAAACCCAACATACCAGCAAGTAGGTTCTCACAAAACAGGTCATACAGAAGCTGTAGAAGTGTATTATGACCCAACTGTGATTAGTTTTGCCACTTTGGTCAAAGTATTTTACGGCTCGCAAGACCCTACTACTGTTGGTCAGCAGCCAGACTTTGGTGACTCTTACCGTTCCGTTATCTTCTACAAAAATGCGGAAGAAAAAACCATTGCAGATGCAGCTAAAGCAGCCATAGCAAAAGACTACAAAAAGCCAATTGTAACCGAAATAGTACCTTTCGAAAAGTTTTGGAAAGCAGAAGACTATCACCAAAACTACGAGAAACTTAATCCAAACCAGCCTTATGTAAGGTCGGTTTCTATTCCTAGATTAAATAGATTTAAGGCTAAGTTTCCTGAGTTATTGAAAGAAGGTGAGTAACTAATAAGTCAAATTAGTAGATGAATAGGTAACCAAAATTCGATATTGTCTTATAATAAACTGACATCCAGAAACGGCTGCAAAGTTAAATTCTAAATTACTACCATTTACTTTGTAGCTGTATTCATGGTCATCATAGCGGTCACCCGGTCCGTACCAACCACCTGCACCAGCATTTACAAGTACATCTACTGAAATAATACGATGTTCACTTACCCCTAAAGCAATAGATTCAGTTGCATTATTAGTGCAGTTGCTTGTTTCCTGTACATTAACAAGTTTCGTTTTGTATGCTGTAGATTCGCTTCCACTTTTTGTGAATCCATTCACATCTAAAGTGGTCTCCGGTGAGGTAGTATTAATTCCTACCCTTCCATTTCCTATAATACTCATAGCGTTCCCAAATCCACTATGAAAAAAGTTAAGTTTATCCTCCCCTTCTGAATCTCCTCCCCCAAAAGCGGCCACATCCCAATACCTTCTAAATCCTTGTAATTCATTAATCTCTGTTCCCGTTTGCGTAAAACCAGTGGTTACTAGAGACGAATTCCTAAATCTGAGTCTAGCATATCCAGTAGTGCTGCTTTCATCTAAAAGCAATTGAGGTCCTTGTCCGCTTCCATCATTGCTACCTGTTGAAGTAGTACGTATATGGAACTTTGCATGAGTAGGATAATATAGGGTGTTACCTGTATAAAAACTTGTGTTAACGCCTATATTTCCATAAGATGGATCTATAATCATAACTGCTTCATTATCTACACCAAAAACTGCTGGCCTATCATTATCAGTTCCCAAAAACATTTGAAGCCCTGCGTCGGCAGGCTTCATAACTACCTGAGCATCTACACCTAGGCTTAAAATAATTCCAAACAACAATACAACAATGGGAGATTTCATCTTTCGCTTTTTTTATAAAAAACGTATTCTCAAGCCCATTATCAAAATATCTAAGGAGGGTTTTATTTTATGGTTATCAGTAAGTAGACAATAATTAAGATATGAATGATATATCTATTTTCAGTAAGCTCCTTGAACTTAAGAAGAAATAAACATGCTTAGTCAAGCACTTTTTGAAAGAAAAAAACTATCAGCCGTGGGTAGTTAACGTATTCAAAGCAGTATCTTCTAGGGTGGAAATGTGTGTTTAGATTAAGATTAAATCGGTTTTAGACAGGCTCAGTCTTTCGGCAAAGTATCAAACCAAGTCCTCTTCAAAATAAGCGTACATAGCACCGTGACGCCTAATGTGATAAAGAAGGGTACCACTTCTAAGAAAACCAGGTACATAGGAAAAATGACCAGAGACGTTTGCCATACAATACCTACAAAGACATTAAACATATCTCTTTTGAAATATGTAGAACCTTCCCATTCTGGGTCTTCCGCCATAACCTTTTCTCTTATAGGCTTCCAAAAGCCCCATGGCGTAATGTTTTTATAAAAACTTTTAAGTGTTTTTTCTTCTGTAGCTGGTGCAGCGTATGTCCCTGCCACTGCTGCCAGCAATGCTATGAAAAGCATGAGTGGGAAAGTGTATAAGTCTAAAACACCTTCAAAAATGAATCTGAAAGACAATGCTGGCACCAAACCACCTACCATTCCCCAGAAAAAACCAGTGCCATTAAATCGCCACCAATACCATTTCAGCATATTAGAAACCACATAAGAGCCATATAAGCCTGAAACTATCCACTGCAGTATATCATTAACATCTCTGGCATAAAAGCCAAGAATAAGGCTAACTAGCACCATAGCAATACCTGCCAGCCAATTACTATATTTTATGGTTCTATTACTCGCCTTTGGGTTGATGTGTTTTAGAAAAATATCATTGACGAGATAAGCTTGTGTTGCATTTAACGTCCCAGCAAAAGTTGACATAAAGGCTGCCAAAAGACCTGCTAATAAAAGACCCAGAAAACCTACTGGCACAAACTCATGAATAGCCGATGGTAAAATTTGTTCAAAATCAATTTCACCACCTACCACCAAATCTAATCGTTCATAAAAAATTAAGGCTAAAGCCGCAAAGCCTGCAATCATGAAGTAACGCAAAGGCATTAAAATAGCACTTACAGAGCCACTAATTAAAGCAGCTTCGCGTGGTGACCTGCTAGATAGAATTTTTTGCATATCATACGTAGGTGCAGGGCCCGCAAAAGACACCAAAAGCCCTTTCATCAGCATCATCATAAAAAACAATGAAAAGAGATTGTAACCGTCACTTTCTATTTTAGCATTTACCTCCGGTATAATATGCGTCCAGTCTAAATCTAATCGTTTACCGAAAAATGGTGTCAACCAGCCATCTGGCACATTAAGTCCATAGGTTGCGACCGCATTCATAGCTATTATACCAATCACTATTCCAGATATCATTAAGAGAGCATACTGCAAAATATCTGTCCAAACTATACTCATCATCCCCCCTAAAAGAGAGTAAAACACCGCAAAACAAGTAAAAATGATACCGTAAAAATGAGGTACATATTCTGGAGATACATCGAACGGTACATAGGCTGAGATAAGCTCCCAAGGCACAAAAATCTCTACAAACTTGCCTATACCTATAAAACCATAAGCCAAATAACCCATGCCCAGTATAATGGCAAACACCACTATAACGCTGTGAGATAAGGCAGCCCCCTTTCCACTGAAACGTGTATTTATCCATTCGGCTCCGGTGGTAACATTAGATTTCCTAAGCCAGATGGAAAGAAAAACCATTAAAAATATTTGATTAAAAACGGGCCAAAGAAATGGTATCCAAGCAGACTTCAAACCATAAACAAAAAGCAACGTTACCAGCCACATAGTGCCAGAAATATCAAACATGCCAGAGGCATTAGAAAGGCCTAAATAATACCAAGGAATTTTATTACCTCCTAAGAGATAATCGGATTTAGAACGCTCTGCTTTTTTCTTTAATACAAGACCTATGACTACCGTAGCAATCAAATAGAGCAGGATTATAGAAACATCGATTAACGTTAACTTCATTTTAATAAGGATACTAAGTCCAGACGGCGACGTCAAGCTAACGCCGCTGCTTTCAAATGTATAAATACTCTTTAAAAGCTAAGCAAATATGTAATCTTTAAATAAGAAATTTAAGGAATCACTATTTTCTTTCTTAACAGACTCTGGTCACTTTCTAAAACCAAAATATAAACTCCTCCTTCCAGCTGTGTAACAGGAATTGAAATTCTAGTTTCCCATAACGGTAAAAACAGAATAGGATTGACACTTTTACCCATTTCATCATACAAACTTACTTTTACATTCGTCTGTATTTCAGGAGATTCTAAATAAATGAAATTCTCCGCTGGGTTTGGGTATGCCACATTCATGTCCACATTTATGAGGTCTTTTTGGTAAACGTCCGACCACTCAGAAGTACAAATAGTACCATCTTCATAAGTTCTAAAAACACTCAAAGCGTATGCTCCACTTTCCAAAGTTTTAATAATTGCCTTGGTCTGAGAGAGTGTCACACCGTCTTTCTCCCATAAAAAACCATCATAGTCACCTTCATTAGCCACACCTAGGTCAAATATAGCCTCGGAATAAATGACTGGTTTAGCAGGTTTATCGTATTTGACAACGGATAAACTAGGAGAAGTTTTTGAAATGCAACCGGGCGAATAAGAACCATAATAAGAAACCGTAGTAGTGTTATCCAGAAGTCGGTTTTGCAAATCAGAACTATCCGACCAAAAATAAGAGTCAAAGCCCAGATTTGCTTCTACCGCTAGACTAATTCCCTCACAAAAACCAACTATGGTATCGCCTACAGCTATAGCTCCATTAATAGTTAAATTTAGATTTTGAGCAAAATCAGGAAGAGGTATATCCTCAATCGTTAAAATCTCTGACTCGTATTCACAACCAATCGCATTTTTTGCCTGATAAGAAAAAGTGCCTCCATCTGCTATTTCAATGGCTGCAGTTAACGAATCATTGTTCCAAACGATATCTGTAA
This sequence is a window from Arcticibacterium luteifluviistationis. Protein-coding genes within it:
- the kynU gene encoding kynureninase, with the protein product MTDIRAQITQLDQEDPLKAFRNEFVLDLKTIYLDGNSLGVLPKKTKQVLEDTINNQWGARLIRSWNEDWLSCKERIASKVAKLINAEPNEVIIADSVSVNLYKLAFASLTYQTNKSEVLTDNLNFPSDLYIFQELCKQSFPDKTLNVVHQDKFEDANANILNAITEDTSLVSLSHVTFQNAFRYDVKNINEKAREMNALNLWDLSHSVGAVPIDVKALKIDMAVGCTYKYLNGGPGAPAFLYVSKELQNKLQNPIAGWFSHAAPFDFSPTFEGAESIHNFAVGTPPVLSMKAIEPGIDIFLNAGVHNIQNKSELLFELFLQLFQLFLKEREYTISTPLSPEERGSHIALTHEEAYRINLSLINPRINRKTIITDHRPPDIIRIALTPLYLSFSELCEAVIRLVEIVDTKEFENHSPLKSGVI
- a CDS encoding SGNH/GDSL hydrolase family protein — its product is MKSILIVLATILMAQCTKKVAPISEIDNKNGSISYLALGDSYTIGERVATDERWPVQLVEKLQANNIAINSPQIIAKTGWTTAELDNGINAVNPQNTYDLVSLLIGVNNQYRGLSSASFKPEFEALLTRAIGFAGGNKSKVFVVSIPDYGVTPFGQKGEPEKIAKQIDEYNKIQEDICAARGIVYFDITPISRNAKTDLGLVAEDGLHPSAKMYGQWVDLMLNDVLSLVKP
- a CDS encoding sodium:solute symporter family protein — its product is MKLTLIDVSIILLYLIATVVIGLVLKKKAERSKSDYLLGGNKIPWYYLGLSNASGMFDISGTMWLVTLLFVYGLKSAWIPFLWPVFNQIFLMVFLSIWLRKSNVTTGAEWINTRFSGKGAALSHSVIVVFAIILGMGYLAYGFIGIGKFVEIFVPWELISAYVPFDVSPEYVPHFYGIIFTCFAVFYSLLGGMMSIVWTDILQYALLMISGIVIGIIAMNAVATYGLNVPDGWLTPFFGKRLDLDWTHIIPEVNAKIESDGYNLFSLFFMMMLMKGLLVSFAGPAPTYDMQKILSSRSPREAALISGSVSAILMPLRYFMIAGFAALALIFYERLDLVVGGEIDFEQILPSAIHEFVPVGFLGLLLAGLLAAFMSTFAGTLNATQAYLVNDIFLKHINPKASNRTIKYSNWLAGIAMVLVSLILGFYARDVNDILQWIVSGLYGSYVVSNMLKWYWWRFNGTGFFWGMVGGLVPALSFRFIFEGVLDLYTFPLMLFIALLAAVAGTYAAPATEEKTLKSFYKNITPWGFWKPIREKVMAEDPEWEGSTYFKRDMFNVFVGIVWQTSLVIFPMYLVFLEVVPFFITLGVTVLCTLILKRTWFDTLPKD
- the msrA gene encoding peptide-methionine (S)-S-oxide reductase MsrA, which encodes MKTLLVSLLLLFNLQECESNNQTNTVKEIPSEELAKYETAYFASGCFWCVEAIYESLEGVKEVVSGYSGGKEKNPTYQQVGSHKTGHTEAVEVYYDPTVISFATLVKVFYGSQDPTTVGQQPDFGDSYRSVIFYKNAEEKTIADAAKAAIAKDYKKPIVTEIVPFEKFWKAEDYHQNYEKLNPNQPYVRSVSIPRLNRFKAKFPELLKEGE